CTTTTATAAAAATACAAGCGGCTAAAAAAATGTGTTTTATTAAATAAAATTTTAAAATAAATCTAGCATTTTCCTGAAAATTGATTATACTTATAGAGGCTGTTTAAAAGTCTGCAGATTTAAGATGCTATTATTCCTATATTTTTCGCCTTTTAGGTCTTGGGTCTTTTAAGCACCTACATTGATGACAACTAAGAAAGGAAGAAACAAGAATGCTAGATAAAAAGTTAATTCATCAAAAAGAGGATGCTTATTTTATATTAAGCGTTATTTTTTCTGTTATGGCCTATATAGGGATAGCTTTCACTATTATTGGTATTCCTATTTTGTTAGCTGTAGTGGCAATCCTCTTTTTTATGCAAGGTGTATTTATCGGTCAAATTAGAGGAAATGGTGTTAAATTGAGTCATAAGCAGTTTCCAGATTTTTATAAAAAACTCGAAAAACTAAGTCAAGATATGGAGCTTAAAAAAACGCCAGATGTTTATGTAGTCGAATCATCCGGGATGTTGAATGCTTTTGCAACTAGGTTTTTTGGACGTAATATGGTTATCTTATATTCAGAAATATTCGAGCTTTTAAAAGAAGGGCACGAGGAAGAATTAACGTTCGTATTGGCTCACGAATTAGCCCATATTAAACGCAATCATATGTTGAAAAGCTTATTACTATTGCCTTCTAGCTTCATGCCATTCTTAACAGAAGCTTATTCAAGAGGCTGTGAATATACGTGTGATCGTATGGCTGCAAAGTATATCGAGAGTCCAAATGCAGCTGCGAATGCTTTAACCGTTTTAGCCATTGGGAAAGATTTGTTTACTCATGTGGACAGAGACGATTACATTAATCAATTATAAGAAGAAAAGAGTTTTTTCATTTGGTTAAGTGAAAAGCTATCGACTCATCCAGTCCTGCCGAAACGAATAGCTGAAATTGAGTCCTTCTTCGGACAACGAGAACAGGTGAAGTTTGAAGTTCCTGCGGGCAAGATTGTTCTAGGCTTGTTTTTAACAACAGTATTATATGTAGGATTAATTGTTGGATTCATATTTAGTAGTGAGATGTTTAATGATTTTTTTGATGAAACGACGCAGTTAGAAGACGCTTTTTACGATGATGATTTTGAAAAAACAAAAGATTTGTTAATGGAAGGCGAAGATCCTTCGAAAATATTATTTTATGGGCAGACCATTATTCACAAGGCCATAGCTAAAGATAAAAAGAATTATTATAACGAGTATATGGAATATATAGAAGATCCTAATATTGTGAATGATTCTGATGAGTCGTTACTCACTTATGCATGTATGCATGCAAGTATTGATATAATAGAGGACTTAGTTAATAGAGGAGCAAATATTAATTACTCAGATGATTGGGGATATACTCCATTACTAAATGCTATTGCGAGCGAAAGAGAAGTAGAAATCATTCAATTTTTATTAGAAAACGGTGCCAATCCAAATTTTACTCAAGAAGATGGTTTAACTGCATTACAGTTAGCTGAAGAAAATGGATATGATGATATTGTCGAAGCAATAAAATCTCATATGGATCAGGAATAAGGCTGTGGAACTATCCTTCACAGCTTTTTTCTCAGAGTAAGTAAGTATAAAAATCTGTCCTTATTTAGACGGTGCTTCAATTTTTGTCTAGCTCCAGCGCCCAGCGGCGGGTAGCGCTTTCGACGCACAGGAGGTGCTAGCATCATCGTTGCCCACAGGACGTGCGATGAACAGGAAGTTTTAGCATCAACGTTAGCCACAGGACGTGGCTGAACTTAGTTGATGATCCTTTGTGTAGTTGATGTTCCATTCTCTACGATAAGTCAACGGAGACGCCTCAAGGAGGGAGGTGGATCTACGTTTTCCACAGGACGTGGCGGTAGTTAGTAGATCCTCTACTTTCTGGCTTTTCGTGTTTCCTTTATCTCATGCGGCGATGCCCAGGACGGGCTAGCGTCAACGTTAGTCACAGGATATGACTGTTCTTAGTTGACGTTCCTTTCCTTTGCGTTGCTATACGGTCGCTTGCGCTTTTCTTAATAGTACGAAATGTTTGAAAGGGAGGATTGTATCAATATATAATATACAATATGTTTAAATGTTTAAACGTAAAAACATTAAAGGGTGTGATAACTTGAGTTCAAAAGAGGCTTTGTTTAGTCCTTTATCCTTACCTTGTGGAGCAACGATTAAAAATCGTTTTTTTAAAGCGGCGATGAGTGAATCTTTAGCAAATTCTAATTATGCACCTTCTGACATGCACACGACTCTTTATAAAAGATGGGCAGAAGGTGGGGCAGGTTTAATTCTTACTGGGAACGTTATGATTGATCCATCTGCTTTAGGAGAACCGAGAAACGTAGTTGTTGAAGATGAGAAAAATTTT
This portion of the Bacillus carboniphilus genome encodes:
- a CDS encoding M48 family metallopeptidase, with the translated sequence MLDKKLIHQKEDAYFILSVIFSVMAYIGIAFTIIGIPILLAVVAILFFMQGVFIGQIRGNGVKLSHKQFPDFYKKLEKLSQDMELKKTPDVYVVESSGMLNAFATRFFGRNMVILYSEIFELLKEGHEEELTFVLAHELAHIKRNHMLKSLLLLPSSFMPFLTEAYSRGCEYTCDRMAAKYIESPNAAANALTVLAIGKDLFTHVDRDDYINQL
- a CDS encoding ankyrin repeat domain-containing protein produces the protein MKFEVPAGKIVLGLFLTTVLYVGLIVGFIFSSEMFNDFFDETTQLEDAFYDDDFEKTKDLLMEGEDPSKILFYGQTIIHKAIAKDKKNYYNEYMEYIEDPNIVNDSDESLLTYACMHASIDIIEDLVNRGANINYSDDWGYTPLLNAIASEREVEIIQFLLENGANPNFTQEDGLTALQLAEENGYDDIVEAIKSHMDQE